A genomic window from Streptomyces sp. NBC_00234 includes:
- a CDS encoding phosphatase domain-containing protein: protein MRDDVRPLAVFDLDGTLADTAHRQHFLEGSRRDWQGFFSAAVDDPPLEEGVRLALASARDCEVVYLTGRPERCRRDTLAWLARQGLPEGRVHMRRNGDRRPARRTKLEILERLGRERDVRVLVDDDELVCDAAETAGFTVVRARWALPSAALEDAQEREGRT from the coding sequence GTGAGAGACGACGTTCGGCCGCTGGCCGTATTCGACCTGGACGGCACGCTCGCCGACACCGCCCACCGGCAGCACTTCCTGGAGGGCTCCCGGCGCGACTGGCAGGGATTCTTCTCCGCCGCCGTCGACGATCCGCCGTTGGAGGAGGGCGTCCGGCTGGCACTGGCCAGTGCGCGGGACTGCGAGGTCGTGTATCTGACCGGCCGCCCGGAGCGGTGCCGGCGCGACACGCTGGCCTGGCTGGCCCGGCAGGGGCTGCCGGAGGGGCGTGTGCACATGAGGCGCAACGGCGACCGGCGACCGGCCCGCCGCACCAAGCTGGAGATCCTGGAGCGGCTGGGCCGGGAGCGTGACGTCCGGGTCCTCGTCGACGACGACGAACTGGTCTGCGACGCGGCCGAGACGGCCGGATTCACGGTGGTACGAGCCCGCTGGGCGCTGCCGTCGGCGGCGCTGGAGGACGCGCAGGAACGCGAGGGGCGTACCTGA
- a CDS encoding extracellular solute-binding protein — translation MKNRMLAGAVALVSSVVLSGCGFLPGAGGGDVTVTVWLMKDSVSQEFLDRFTESYESENPSVQLEFKIQEWSGIGPKVIEALGSDDAPDVIEVGNTQVAQYAESGGLRDLTLESMRDLGSEDWLPGLAEPGSINGMQYGIPWYAANRVVIYNKELFAQAGIDSPPTTRRQWIKDTQELNSYGNQGMYLAGQNWYVLAGFIWDEGGELADENGGDWKGALDSPAALKGMNFYKELQSLGNGPKDADEEKPPQTDVFAKGDVAQIISTPGSAALIEQKNPELKGKLGYFPIPGKTAKAPGSVFTGGSDLIVPDKADHRSAGIDVIKALAGEKWQTELARAMSYVPNKPALAHVIEGQEGTAAMAEGATRGRATPNSAQWANVEAENPIKPYMTAVLEGGDPVGEATAASERITAILARS, via the coding sequence GTGAAGAACCGCATGCTGGCCGGAGCCGTCGCGCTCGTTTCCTCCGTCGTACTGAGTGGCTGCGGCTTTCTCCCAGGTGCGGGCGGCGGCGATGTCACGGTGACGGTGTGGCTGATGAAGGACAGCGTCTCCCAGGAATTCCTCGACCGCTTCACGGAGTCCTACGAGAGCGAGAACCCCTCCGTCCAACTGGAGTTCAAGATCCAGGAGTGGAGCGGCATCGGACCCAAGGTGATCGAGGCTCTCGGCAGCGACGACGCACCGGACGTCATCGAGGTCGGAAACACCCAGGTCGCCCAGTACGCGGAGAGCGGAGGGCTGCGCGACCTCACCCTCGAGTCGATGCGCGACCTCGGCAGCGAGGACTGGCTGCCCGGTCTCGCCGAGCCGGGCAGCATCAACGGCATGCAGTACGGAATTCCCTGGTACGCGGCCAACCGCGTGGTGATCTACAACAAGGAACTCTTCGCCCAGGCGGGTATCGATTCGCCGCCCACGACCCGCCGCCAATGGATCAAGGACACCCAGGAGCTCAACAGTTACGGCAACCAGGGCATGTACCTCGCGGGCCAGAACTGGTACGTGCTCGCCGGCTTCATCTGGGACGAGGGCGGTGAACTCGCCGACGAGAACGGCGGCGACTGGAAGGGCGCACTCGACTCACCCGCCGCGCTCAAGGGCATGAATTTCTACAAGGAACTCCAGTCCCTCGGCAACGGTCCCAAGGACGCCGACGAGGAGAAGCCCCCGCAGACCGACGTGTTCGCCAAGGGCGACGTCGCCCAGATCATCTCGACGCCGGGCAGTGCCGCCCTGATCGAGCAGAAGAACCCCGAACTCAAGGGAAAGCTCGGCTATTTCCCCATTCCCGGCAAGACCGCGAAGGCTCCGGGTTCCGTCTTCACCGGCGGTTCCGATCTGATCGTGCCCGACAAGGCGGATCACCGCAGCGCGGGCATCGACGTCATCAAGGCGCTGGCGGGCGAGAAGTGGCAGACCGAGCTGGCCCGGGCCATGAGCTACGTGCCGAACAAGCCCGCCCTCGCCCATGTCATCGAAGGACAGGAAGGCACCGCCGCGATGGCCGAGGGTGCCACCCGGGGCCGCGCCACCCCCAACTCGGCCCAGTGGGCCAACGTCGAGGCCGAGAACCCGATCAAGCCGTACATGACCGCCGTCCTCGAAGGCGGCGACCCGGTCGGGGAAGCCACCGCGGCATCGGAGCGCATCACGGCGATCCTCGCGCGCAGCTGA
- a CDS encoding GNAT family N-acetyltransferase, whose translation MTALPLTSFAPAPDTAHIPDTAPAPAPAYRVSLATGPDDVRAAQRLRHQVFAGELGALLDSPEPGLDIDAFDAYCDHLLVRETSTGDVVATYRLLPPERARAAGRLYAESEFDLTRLAPIRDDLVEVGRSCVHPAHRDGAVIALIWAGLARYMERSGHSWLAGCCSIPLADGGALAASSWDTVRTKHLAPEEYWVTPHRLWSATGPAGAPAARAALPPLLRGYLRLGAWVCGAPAYDPDFDVADLYVLLSLRRTDPRYLRHFLSLAPLR comes from the coding sequence ATGACCGCGCTGCCCCTGACCTCCTTCGCCCCCGCCCCGGACACCGCACACATCCCGGACACGGCCCCCGCGCCCGCCCCGGCCTACCGGGTCTCCCTCGCCACCGGCCCGGACGACGTACGCGCCGCCCAGCGCCTGCGTCACCAGGTGTTCGCCGGAGAGCTCGGCGCCCTGCTCGACAGCCCCGAACCCGGCCTCGACATCGACGCGTTCGACGCCTATTGCGACCACCTCCTGGTACGGGAGACGTCGACCGGCGACGTCGTCGCCACCTACCGGCTGCTGCCCCCCGAACGGGCTCGCGCGGCCGGACGCCTCTACGCGGAGAGCGAGTTCGACCTCACCAGGCTCGCACCCATACGCGACGACCTGGTCGAGGTCGGCCGGTCCTGTGTCCACCCCGCCCACCGGGACGGCGCCGTCATCGCCCTCATCTGGGCCGGACTCGCCCGCTACATGGAACGCAGCGGCCACAGCTGGCTGGCCGGCTGCTGCTCCATACCCCTCGCCGACGGTGGCGCCCTGGCCGCGTCGAGCTGGGACACCGTACGGACCAAGCACCTCGCGCCCGAGGAGTACTGGGTCACTCCGCACCGCCTCTGGAGCGCCACCGGTCCCGCCGGGGCACCCGCCGCGCGCGCCGCCCTGCCGCCACTGCTCCGCGGCTACCTGCGCCTGGGAGCCTGGGTCTGCGGAGCGCCCGCGTACGACCCCGACTTCGACGTCGCCGACCTGTACGTCCTGCTGTCGCTGCGCCGCACGGACCCGCGCTACCTGCGCCACTTCCTCTCCCTCGCCCCGCTGCGATGA
- a CDS encoding dodecin — protein sequence MSNHTYRVTEIVGTSEEGIDAAIRNGIARASETLHNLDWFEMTQVRGHIEDGRIAHYQVGLKVGFRLDEGT from the coding sequence ATGTCCAATCACACGTATCGGGTCACCGAAATCGTAGGAACATCCGAGGAAGGCATCGATGCCGCCATCCGCAACGGCATCGCCAGGGCTTCGGAAACGTTGCACAATCTCGACTGGTTCGAGATGACGCAGGTGCGCGGCCATATCGAGGACGGCCGGATCGCGCACTACCAGGTGGGCCTCAAGGTGGGCTTCCGGCTCGACGAAGGCACCTGA
- a CDS encoding succinate dehydrogenase/fumarate reductase iron-sulfur subunit, whose protein sequence is MKLTLRVWRQQNAEAPGAMATYEVDGISPDMSFLEMLDTLNEELILDGDEPVAFDHDCREGICGACSLVINGDAHGPERTTTCQLHMRSFRDGQTIDVEPWRASAFPVVKDLVVDRSAFDRIIQSGGYISAPTGTAPDAHATPVPKPDADFAFEHAECIGCGACVAACPNGSAMLFTSAKINHLNVLPQGAPERETRVLDMVATMDEEGFGGCTLTGECATACPKGIPLPSIAAMNKEWLRATRKVRR, encoded by the coding sequence ATGAAGCTCACCCTGCGCGTCTGGCGCCAACAGAACGCCGAAGCGCCCGGAGCCATGGCCACCTACGAAGTCGACGGCATCTCCCCGGACATGTCGTTCCTGGAGATGCTCGACACCCTCAACGAGGAACTCATCCTCGACGGGGACGAGCCCGTCGCCTTCGACCACGACTGCCGCGAAGGCATCTGCGGCGCCTGCAGCCTCGTCATCAACGGCGATGCCCACGGCCCGGAACGCACCACCACCTGCCAGCTCCACATGCGGTCCTTCCGGGACGGCCAGACGATCGACGTCGAACCATGGCGGGCCTCCGCCTTCCCGGTCGTCAAGGACCTGGTCGTGGACCGCTCGGCCTTCGACCGGATCATCCAGTCCGGCGGCTACATCTCCGCCCCGACCGGCACCGCACCCGACGCGCACGCCACGCCCGTGCCCAAGCCGGACGCCGACTTCGCGTTCGAGCACGCCGAGTGCATCGGCTGCGGCGCCTGCGTGGCGGCCTGCCCCAACGGCTCGGCGATGCTCTTCACCTCGGCGAAGATCAACCACCTCAACGTGCTGCCCCAGGGCGCACCGGAGCGCGAGACCCGCGTCCTCGACATGGTCGCGACCATGGACGAGGAGGGCTTCGGCGGCTGCACCCTGACCGGAGAGTGCGCCACCGCCTGCCCCAAGGGCATCCCGCTGCCGTCGATCGCCGCCATGAACAAGGAGTGGCTCAGGGCGACCCGCAAGGTCCGCCGCTAG
- a CDS encoding MsnO8 family LLM class oxidoreductase: MIARTRFSVLDRSRTREGYDGAQALRDTVRLAGTAEALGYHRFWVSEHHSVPGVAGSAPTVLAAAVAAATSTIRVGTGGVMLPNHQPLVVAEQFGVLASLFPGRIDMGLGRSVGFTDGIRRALGRDKEDAEGFAAQLRELLGWLDGTQRTHPQVHAHPAEGLRIPPYVLATGEGAAIAAATGLPLVVGDLRGREKLVRAVEGYRRDFRPSSWSKDPYVVVAGTVAVAGTAEEARRLLVPESWAMAYSRTHGSFPPLGPAERIEALTMTAKEREFYESGLRGHVAGTEEQVAAELDLVIKETGADEVLVTTSSYDREGLVDSLSRLAGIAGLAGP, from the coding sequence GTGATCGCAAGGACCCGTTTCTCCGTCCTGGACCGCTCCCGTACGCGGGAGGGGTACGACGGCGCCCAGGCGCTGCGGGACACCGTGCGGCTGGCCGGGACGGCCGAGGCCCTCGGGTACCACCGCTTCTGGGTCTCCGAGCACCACAGCGTGCCCGGCGTCGCGGGCTCCGCGCCGACCGTGCTCGCGGCGGCCGTCGCCGCCGCCACGTCCACCATCCGGGTGGGCACCGGTGGAGTGATGCTGCCCAATCACCAGCCGCTCGTCGTCGCGGAGCAGTTCGGGGTGCTCGCCTCCCTCTTTCCCGGGCGGATCGACATGGGGCTGGGCCGGTCGGTGGGCTTCACGGACGGCATCCGCAGGGCCCTGGGCCGCGACAAGGAGGACGCCGAGGGCTTCGCCGCGCAGCTCCGGGAGCTGCTCGGCTGGCTGGACGGCACCCAGCGGACCCACCCGCAGGTGCACGCCCACCCCGCCGAGGGCCTGCGCATACCGCCGTACGTCCTGGCGACGGGCGAGGGGGCCGCCATCGCCGCCGCGACCGGTCTCCCGCTGGTCGTCGGCGACCTGCGCGGCCGTGAGAAGCTCGTGCGCGCCGTCGAGGGGTACCGCAGGGACTTCCGCCCGTCCTCCTGGTCCAAGGACCCCTATGTCGTCGTGGCGGGCACGGTCGCCGTCGCCGGGACCGCGGAGGAGGCCCGGCGGCTGCTCGTCCCCGAGTCCTGGGCCATGGCCTACTCGCGCACGCACGGCTCCTTCCCGCCGCTCGGCCCCGCCGAGCGGATCGAGGCGCTGACGATGACCGCGAAGGAGCGGGAGTTCTACGAGAGCGGGCTGCGGGGGCACGTGGCGGGCACGGAGGAACAGGTCGCCGCGGAGCTCGACCTGGTCATCAAGGAGACCGGGGCGGACGAAGTGCTGGTCACCACCAGCTCGTACGACCGCGAGGGTCTGGTGGACTCACTGAGCCGCCTGGCCGGGATCGCGGGACTGGCCGGCCCATGA
- the uvrA gene encoding excinuclease ABC subunit UvrA translates to MHTPHDPYVRVRGAREHNLQDVHVDIPRDTLTVFTGVSGSGKSSLAFGTIYAEAQRRYFESVAPYARRLIHQIGAPDVGEITGLPPAVSLEQRRSAPGSRSSVGTVTTLSNSLRMLYSRAGDYPPGAERLDSDAFSPNTAAGACPECHGLGRIHRTTEELLVPDASLSIRDGAIAAWPGAWQGKNLRDVLDALGYDVDRPWRELDPKDREWILFTDEQPVVTVHPVRDAHRIQRPYQGTYMSARRYVMHTFADSRSRTLRAKAERFLTSAPCPVCGGSRLRPEAMAVTFAGRTIAELAALPLAALATVLHRAAGGETAHVLTADLLARIGTVTELGLGYLSLDRTAPTLSSGELQRLRLATQLRSGLFGVVYVLDEPSAGLHPADTESLLTVLGRLKESGNTVFVVEHQLDVVRQADWLVDVGPLAGEHGGRVLHSGPPAGLADVAESATRRFLFDEDPAPAREPRTPSGWLKLNGVDRHNVRGADAAFPLGVFTAVTGVSGSGKSTLVGQVLAGVLADRQASATADLPRVPETEGCASAEGLEAVDRLVQVDQKPIGRTPRSNLATYTGLFDVVRKLFAETETARERGYKAGRFSFNVTGGRCETCQGEGFVSVELLFLPSTYAPCPDCHGARYNPQTLEVTLSGLTIAQVLDLTVESAASFFAGTPAAERSLRTLLDVGLGYLRLGQPATELSGGEAQRIKLATELQRTRRGHTLYLLDEPTTGLHPADVEVLMRQLHGLVDARNTVVVVEHDMAVVAGADWVIDLGPGGGDQGGRIVAEGTPAEVAEAAGSRTAPYLARAMGLGAPSPASPA, encoded by the coding sequence ATGCACACCCCCCACGATCCGTACGTCCGCGTGCGCGGCGCCCGTGAGCACAACCTTCAGGACGTTCATGTCGACATCCCCCGCGACACCCTCACCGTGTTCACCGGCGTCTCGGGTTCCGGCAAGTCCTCGCTCGCCTTCGGGACGATCTACGCGGAGGCCCAGCGCCGCTACTTCGAGTCCGTCGCTCCGTACGCCCGCCGGCTGATCCACCAGATCGGCGCTCCCGACGTGGGTGAGATCACCGGGCTGCCGCCAGCCGTCTCGCTGGAGCAGCGGCGCTCCGCGCCGGGGTCCCGTTCGTCGGTCGGCACGGTCACCACCCTGTCGAACTCGCTGCGCATGCTGTACTCCCGTGCCGGTGACTATCCGCCGGGCGCGGAACGGCTCGATTCGGACGCGTTCTCGCCGAACACGGCCGCAGGGGCCTGCCCCGAATGCCACGGCCTGGGCAGGATCCACCGGACCACCGAGGAACTCCTCGTCCCGGACGCCTCCCTGTCGATCCGGGACGGTGCCATCGCCGCCTGGCCGGGTGCCTGGCAGGGCAAGAACCTGCGCGATGTGCTGGACGCCCTGGGGTACGACGTGGACCGGCCGTGGCGGGAGCTGGACCCGAAGGACCGGGAGTGGATCCTCTTCACCGACGAACAGCCGGTGGTGACGGTCCATCCGGTACGGGACGCCCATCGCATCCAACGGCCCTACCAGGGCACGTACATGAGCGCGCGGCGCTATGTGATGCACACCTTCGCCGACTCCCGGAGCCGGACGCTGCGCGCGAAGGCCGAACGGTTCCTGACCAGTGCGCCCTGCCCGGTCTGCGGGGGCAGCCGGCTGCGGCCGGAGGCGATGGCCGTCACCTTCGCCGGACGGACGATCGCCGAACTGGCCGCACTGCCCCTCGCCGCGCTCGCCACGGTGCTCCACCGGGCGGCCGGGGGCGAGACGGCGCATGTGCTGACCGCCGATCTCCTGGCGCGGATCGGGACCGTCACGGAGCTGGGTCTCGGCTACCTCAGTCTCGACCGTACGGCCCCGACGCTGTCCTCCGGCGAGCTGCAGCGCCTGCGGCTCGCCACGCAGTTGCGCTCCGGGCTCTTCGGAGTCGTCTACGTGCTGGACGAGCCGTCGGCCGGGCTGCATCCGGCGGACACCGAGTCCCTGCTCACGGTTCTCGGACGGCTGAAGGAGTCCGGCAACACGGTGTTCGTCGTGGAGCACCAGCTCGATGTGGTGCGGCAGGCGGACTGGCTGGTCGATGTGGGGCCGCTGGCCGGTGAGCACGGCGGCCGGGTGCTGCACAGCGGTCCCCCGGCGGGGCTGGCGGACGTGGCGGAGTCCGCGACGCGCCGGTTCCTCTTCGACGAGGACCCTGCTCCGGCCCGGGAGCCCCGTACGCCCTCCGGGTGGCTGAAGCTGAACGGGGTCGACCGGCACAACGTGCGCGGCGCCGACGCCGCCTTCCCGCTCGGGGTGTTCACGGCGGTCACCGGAGTCTCGGGATCGGGCAAGTCCACGCTGGTCGGCCAGGTCCTGGCCGGGGTGCTCGCCGACCGGCAGGCGTCGGCCACCGCGGACCTCCCCCGCGTACCGGAGACGGAGGGCTGCGCGTCGGCGGAGGGGCTGGAGGCGGTGGACCGTCTGGTCCAGGTCGACCAGAAGCCGATCGGGCGAACGCCGCGCTCCAATCTGGCCACGTACACCGGGCTCTTCGACGTCGTACGCAAGCTGTTCGCCGAGACGGAGACGGCGCGGGAGAGGGGCTACAAGGCGGGCCGGTTCTCGTTCAACGTGACGGGCGGACGGTGCGAGACCTGTCAGGGCGAGGGCTTCGTCTCGGTGGAACTCCTCTTCCTGCCCAGCACCTACGCACCGTGTCCGGACTGCCACGGCGCGCGCTACAACCCACAGACGCTGGAGGTCACCCTCAGCGGGCTCACGATCGCGCAGGTGCTGGACCTCACCGTCGAGTCGGCGGCCTCGTTCTTCGCCGGGACTCCCGCAGCCGAGCGCAGCCTGCGCACGCTGCTCGACGTGGGTCTCGGCTATCTGCGGCTCGGCCAGCCGGCGACGGAACTGTCCGGGGGCGAAGCCCAGCGGATCAAGCTCGCCACCGAGCTCCAGCGCACCCGTCGCGGCCACACGCTGTATCTGCTTGACGAGCCGACGACGGGACTGCATCCCGCCGATGTCGAGGTGCTGATGCGGCAGTTGCACGGCCTGGTCGACGCCCGGAACACGGTCGTGGTCGTCGAGCACGACATGGCCGTGGTGGCGGGCGCCGACTGGGTGATCGACCTGGGGCCCGGCGGAGGCGACCAGGGCGGCCGGATCGTCGCCGAGGGCACCCCTGCGGAGGTGGCGGAGGCGGCGGGGAGCCGTACGGCGCCGTATCTGGCCCGGGCGATGGGGCTCGGCGCTCCGTCCCCCGCGAGCCCGGCATGA